Within Spirochaetota bacterium, the genomic segment CCTGTTGGTTGAGTTGGATTATCTTTTTTATGACAGGAAAAAAACATTACAAAAAAAATTATAAAAATAACAAAAAAAATTTTTTTCATGTAAGCACCTTCCTTTCGTATCCATTATAATAAACGAAAACGCTTTCTAATAATATTATATTAAATATACTTTTTTTATCAATAAAAATATTATTGAACTAAAAATAAGTAAAATATTTGTTTATTACAAAAATACATCTTATTATAATTTATATTAATTTAATATCGTTTGTATTCAGAATATAAAATTCTGAATTTTTCAAGTATACTTTCATATTTCTGTGCAGCTATTTTCAGGACATCCAATTTTTCTTTTCTATTTTTGCTGTTTAAAATTGTTTTTCTTATAAATTCAGACATGCTTAAATTTTCTTCTTTTGCGAATTCTTTTATCATATGTAATTCTTCATTACTTACCCTCATTAAAATTTGTTTATCTCTTCTCTCTTTTCCTTTCCTTCTTCCCATAATATAACCCTCCTTTTTTATTTTAATATTTCAATCAATAATATTCTTTTTGTATTCTCTGTAATTTTATATCTATCATCTATTCTTACACCAGCAATCCACATTATATTTTTTGCGTCACATATTAAAATTGGTTCTTCTTTAATTTTAGCAGAAATCATGAATTTTTTAATCCTGACTTTTTCAGTCATTCCAAAAGGTATGAATCTGTCACCGGCCTTTCTTCTGCGTATTATAATTGGAAATTTTACTTTTTCAGAATCAATAAACCCTTTATTTTTTTCTTTTAAATTAAATTTTCCAGTATTTTTTATAATACTGAATTTTATTTTCTTACCACCAAATTTATAAAT encodes:
- a CDS encoding DUF6290 family protein, translated to MGRRKGKERRDKQILMRVSNEELHMIKEFAKEENLSMSEFIRKTILNSKNRKEKLDVLKIAAQKYESILEKFRILYSEYKRY
- the tilS gene encoding tRNA lysidine(34) synthetase TilS, whose protein sequence is AMQMIFESKRKITFTLIRNIENIIIGKKCINLPEDIKFRFENDRIIFERIEEAKEEISKITIEKITGVDIYKFGGKKIKFSIIKNTGKFNLKEKNKGFIDSEKVKFPIIIRRRKAGDRFIPFGMTEKVRIKKFMISAKIKEEPILICDAKNIMWIAGVRIDDRYKITENTKRILLIEILK